A window of the Pseudomonas fluorescens genome harbors these coding sequences:
- the mutY gene encoding A/G-specific adenine glycosylase, giving the protein MRAEQFSTAVLEWFDRHGRHDLPWQQNINPYRVWVSEIMLQQTQVSTVLNYFDRFMAALPTVEALAEAPEDEVLHLWTGLGYYTRARNLQKTAKIVVSQYGGEFPRDVEKLTDLPGIGLSTAGAIASISMGLRAPILDGNVKRVLARFTAQEGYPGEPKVARQLWANAERFTPQDRVNAYTQAMMDLGATLCTRSKPSCLLCPLEKGCEAHMLGLETRYPIPKPRKAIPQKRTLMPLLANEDGAILLYRRPSSGLWGGLWSLPELDDLDDLQHLAAQHSLELGEQQALPSLVHTFSHFQLSIEPWLVQVQEAGGHVAEADWLWYNLATPPRLGLAAPVKTLLERAAAVLNAGEST; this is encoded by the coding sequence ATGAGAGCGGAGCAGTTTTCCACGGCGGTGCTGGAATGGTTCGACCGCCACGGCCGCCATGATTTGCCCTGGCAACAGAACATCAACCCGTATCGGGTGTGGGTGTCCGAGATCATGTTGCAGCAGACCCAAGTCAGCACCGTGCTCAATTACTTCGACCGCTTCATGGCCGCGCTGCCGACGGTCGAAGCCCTGGCCGAAGCGCCGGAGGACGAGGTTCTGCATCTGTGGACCGGCCTGGGTTACTACACCCGCGCGCGCAATCTGCAGAAGACCGCGAAGATCGTCGTCAGCCAGTACGGCGGCGAGTTTCCCCGCGATGTCGAGAAGCTCACGGACTTGCCGGGCATTGGCCTGTCCACCGCCGGCGCGATCGCCAGCATCAGCATGGGCCTGCGGGCGCCGATCCTCGACGGCAACGTCAAACGGGTGCTGGCGCGCTTTACCGCGCAGGAGGGCTACCCCGGCGAGCCGAAGGTCGCCAGACAGCTGTGGGCCAACGCCGAGCGCTTCACGCCGCAGGACCGGGTCAACGCCTACACCCAGGCGATGATGGATCTGGGCGCAACGCTCTGCACCCGCAGTAAACCGAGCTGTCTGCTGTGTCCGCTGGAAAAGGGCTGCGAAGCGCACATGCTCGGCCTGGAGACGCGCTACCCGATCCCCAAACCGCGCAAGGCCATCCCGCAGAAACGCACGCTGATGCCGCTGCTGGCCAACGAGGACGGCGCGATTCTGCTTTATCGCCGCCCGTCCAGCGGATTGTGGGGCGGTTTGTGGAGCCTTCCGGAACTCGATGACCTCGACGACCTGCAACACCTCGCCGCGCAGCACTCGCTGGAACTGGGCGAGCAGCAGGCGCTGCCGAGCCTTGTCCACACCTTCAGCCACTTCCAGCTGTCCATCGAACCCTGGCTGGTTCAGGTACAGGAAGCCGGCGGTCACGTGGCCGAGGCCGACTGGCTCTGGTATAACCTCGCCACCCCGCCGCGCCTGGGCCTCGCCGCCCCGGTCAAGACCTTGCTCGAACGCGCGGCCGCCGTCTTGAATGCAGGAGAGTCGACATGA
- a CDS encoding AsmA family protein, which produces MKAFGKILGLVLLGLLLIIVAAGFALTHLFDPNDYKDEIRQIARDKAHIELTLNGDIGWSLFPWLGLELHEASVATLAKPAEPFADLQMLGLSVRVLPLLRREVQMSDVRVEGLNLRLNRDKNGHGNWEDIGKVPPKAGSTPAPTTTAETAPEAPAQAEKPAQPIRLDIDSLTVNNARVEYNDELTGKQFSAESIQLSTGAVHDSTNIPVKATAFLGTNQPVLRVRTELNGELRFERALQRYKFEDLKLSGEVAGDPLQGKTVTFAAQGQLLLDKAANVAEWTGIKLSVNQLRALGELKANDLDKTPQITGGISIAQFDLAKFVDSIGQTLPAMAEGSLSKVELVSRVAATPTSVSLDNINLKLDDSSFSGRIAVEDFAKQSLRAILKADTFNVDRYLPPKSEKANNATQVRQAEVASTEADAMAGAGSTPLPEKPSKSAWSTERLFPVERLSKLDVNADLTFGQLTLDKLPIQNAALKATGQGGLLTLENLRGELYNGDFEAKGTLDVRQTAPVLNLQTRINRVPVEKILESQGKNPPVKGLVNLTSTVTGSGNSQQALIETLNGNASFVINNGVLLNANLEQQLCKGIATLNRKSLSGEPRGKDTPFQELKGNLTFRNGVASNPDLKVRIPGMSVNGDGDIDLKVLGMDYRVGIIVEGDTSAMPDPACQVGDKFVGIEWPLRCRGPLELGAKACRVDNERMGQVATKLAGDKISEKIDEKLGDKVSPELKNALKGLFKR; this is translated from the coding sequence ATGAAAGCGTTCGGCAAAATCCTGGGTCTGGTACTTCTCGGGCTGTTGCTGATCATTGTGGCGGCGGGCTTCGCCCTGACCCACCTGTTTGATCCCAACGACTACAAAGACGAGATCCGCCAGATTGCCCGCGACAAGGCCCACATCGAGCTGACGCTCAATGGCGACATCGGCTGGAGCCTGTTCCCTTGGCTCGGCCTGGAACTGCACGAGGCCAGCGTCGCGACCCTGGCCAAGCCTGCCGAACCGTTTGCCGACCTGCAGATGCTCGGCCTGTCCGTACGCGTGCTGCCGCTGCTGCGCCGCGAAGTACAGATGAGCGATGTGCGCGTCGAAGGCCTGAATCTGCGCCTGAACCGTGACAAGAATGGTCATGGCAACTGGGAAGACATCGGCAAGGTTCCGCCCAAGGCCGGCAGCACACCGGCGCCGACCACCACCGCCGAAACCGCACCCGAGGCCCCTGCGCAAGCGGAAAAACCGGCCCAGCCGATCCGCCTCGACATCGACAGCCTGACCGTCAACAACGCCCGCGTGGAATACAACGACGAGCTGACCGGCAAGCAATTCAGCGCCGAAAGCATCCAGCTGAGCACCGGCGCGGTTCACGATTCGACCAATATTCCGGTCAAAGCCACCGCGTTCCTCGGTACCAACCAGCCAGTGCTGCGGGTGCGCACCGAGCTCAACGGCGAGCTGCGCTTCGAGCGCGCCCTGCAACGCTACAAGTTCGAAGACCTGAAGCTTTCCGGCGAAGTCGCCGGCGATCCGCTGCAAGGCAAGACCGTGACCTTCGCCGCCCAAGGCCAGTTGTTGCTGGACAAGGCCGCCAACGTCGCAGAATGGACCGGCATCAAGCTTTCGGTCAATCAGCTGCGTGCCTTGGGTGAGCTGAAAGCCAACGACCTGGACAAGACGCCACAGATCACCGGCGGTATTTCCATCGCCCAGTTCGACCTGGCGAAATTCGTCGACAGCATCGGCCAGACCCTGCCGGCCATGGCCGAAGGCAGCCTGAGCAAGGTTGAACTGGTCAGCCGTGTCGCCGCGACACCGACCAGCGTTTCGCTGGACAACATCAACCTGAAACTCGACGACAGCAGCTTCAGCGGCCGCATCGCCGTCGAAGATTTCGCCAAGCAATCGCTGCGGGCGATCCTCAAGGCCGACACCTTCAACGTCGACCGCTACCTGCCGCCGAAATCGGAAAAGGCCAACAACGCTACCCAGGTCCGTCAGGCGGAAGTTGCCAGCACCGAAGCCGATGCCATGGCCGGTGCCGGTAGCACCCCGCTGCCGGAAAAACCGAGCAAAAGCGCCTGGAGCACCGAGCGCCTGTTCCCGGTTGAGCGCCTGAGCAAACTCGATGTGAATGCCGACCTGACCTTCGGCCAGTTGACCCTCGACAAACTGCCGATCCAGAACGCCGCACTGAAAGCCACCGGACAGGGCGGCCTGCTGACTCTGGAGAATCTGCGCGGCGAGCTGTACAACGGCGACTTCGAAGCCAAGGGTACGCTGGATGTGCGCCAGACCGCGCCGGTGCTGAACCTGCAAACCCGGATCAACCGGGTGCCGGTGGAGAAAATCCTCGAAAGCCAGGGCAAGAATCCGCCGGTCAAAGGTCTGGTCAATCTCACCAGCACCGTCACCGGCAGCGGCAACAGCCAGCAGGCGCTGATCGAAACCCTCAACGGCAATGCCAGTTTCGTGATCAACAACGGCGTGCTGCTTAACGCCAACCTTGAGCAGCAACTGTGCAAGGGCATCGCCACCCTCAACCGCAAATCCCTGAGCGGCGAGCCGCGCGGCAAGGACACGCCGTTCCAGGAACTCAAGGGCAACCTGACCTTCCGCAACGGCGTAGCCAGCAACCCGGACCTGAAGGTCCGTATCCCCGGCATGAGCGTCAACGGTGACGGCGATATCGACCTCAAGGTGCTGGGCATGGACTATCGCGTCGGCATCATCGTCGAGGGCGACACCAGCGCCATGCCGGACCCGGCCTGCCAGGTCGGCGACAAGTTCGTCGGCATCGAATGGCCGCTGCGCTGCCGTGGCCCGCTGGAGCTGGGCGCCAAGGCCTGCCGCGTGGACAACGAGCGCATGGGCCAGGTCGCGACCAAACTGGCCGGCGACAAGATCAGCGAAAAAATCGACGAGAAACTGGGCGACAAAGTCAGCCCGGAACTGAAAAACGCATTGAAGGGGCTGTTCAAGCGATGA
- a CDS encoding OFA family MFS transporter — MSTTITADGLKADQPGFLSKERIIAKPGFNRWLVPPAALAIHLCIGMAYGFSVFWLPLSKALGVTAPVACAPDMSFIAQVFSSQCDWPISMLGWIYTLFFIFLGCSAAIWGGWLEHAGPRKAGVVSALCWCGGLLISALGIYTHQIWLMWIGSGVIGGIGLGLGYISPVSTLIKWFPDKRGMATGMAIMGFGGGAMVGAPLATALMSHFASPTGVGVWQSFVAMAAIYFVFMIGGALAYRVPPTGWKPEGWTAPAKKASNAMITHRHVHVNVAWKTPQFRLVWLVLCLNVSAGIGILGMASPLLQEVFGGKLLGNDLPFGQLDAGQLASIAAIAAGFTGLLSLFNIGGRFFWASFSDYLGRKNTYFVFFALGFALYALIPNLGHLGNVALFVAAFCIILSMYGGGFATVPAYLADLFGTQMVGAIHGRLLTAWAAAGVLGPVLVNYLREYQLSIGVERAAAYDITLYILAGLLVLGFLCNLLVRPVADKYFMTDAELAAEQALGHDKGADASTVLEWKAAPGSKPLAIAAWLVVGIPLAWGVWVTLQKTAVLFH; from the coding sequence ATGAGCACGACCATCACGGCGGACGGCCTCAAAGCCGATCAGCCCGGGTTCCTGTCCAAGGAACGCATCATCGCCAAGCCCGGTTTCAACCGCTGGCTGGTTCCGCCGGCCGCTCTGGCCATTCACCTGTGCATCGGCATGGCCTACGGCTTCTCGGTGTTCTGGTTGCCGCTGTCCAAGGCGCTGGGCGTGACCGCTCCGGTGGCTTGCGCACCGGACATGAGTTTCATCGCACAAGTCTTCTCGTCGCAATGCGATTGGCCGATCTCCATGCTCGGCTGGATCTACACCCTGTTCTTCATCTTCCTCGGCTGCTCGGCAGCGATCTGGGGTGGCTGGCTCGAACACGCAGGGCCACGCAAGGCCGGCGTTGTATCGGCACTGTGCTGGTGCGGCGGTCTGCTGATTTCTGCGCTGGGGATCTATACCCACCAGATCTGGCTGATGTGGATCGGTTCCGGCGTGATCGGTGGTATCGGTCTGGGCCTGGGCTACATCTCGCCGGTCTCGACCCTGATCAAGTGGTTCCCGGACAAGCGCGGCATGGCGACCGGCATGGCGATCATGGGCTTCGGCGGTGGCGCGATGGTCGGTGCACCACTGGCGACCGCTCTGATGAGCCACTTCGCTTCGCCGACAGGTGTTGGCGTATGGCAGAGCTTCGTGGCCATGGCCGCGATCTACTTCGTGTTCATGATCGGTGGCGCCTTGGCCTACCGCGTACCGCCAACCGGCTGGAAGCCTGAAGGCTGGACTGCTCCGGCGAAAAAAGCGTCGAACGCGATGATCACTCACCGTCACGTTCACGTGAATGTGGCGTGGAAGACCCCGCAATTCCGTCTGGTGTGGCTGGTGCTGTGCCTGAACGTGTCCGCCGGTATCGGCATCCTCGGCATGGCTTCGCCGTTGTTGCAGGAAGTGTTCGGCGGCAAGCTGCTGGGCAACGATCTGCCGTTCGGTCAACTGGATGCCGGTCAACTGGCCTCCATCGCTGCCATTGCAGCCGGTTTCACCGGTCTGCTGAGCCTGTTCAACATCGGCGGTCGCTTCTTCTGGGCGTCGTTCTCGGACTACCTGGGCCGCAAGAACACTTACTTCGTGTTCTTCGCACTGGGTTTTGCGCTGTACGCGCTGATCCCTAACCTCGGTCACCTGGGCAACGTTGCGCTGTTCGTGGCGGCGTTCTGCATCATCCTGTCGATGTACGGCGGTGGTTTCGCGACCGTTCCGGCGTATCTGGCCGACCTGTTCGGTACGCAGATGGTCGGTGCGATCCACGGTCGTCTGCTGACTGCCTGGGCCGCCGCTGGCGTGCTGGGCCCGGTGCTGGTGAACTACCTGCGTGAATATCAGTTGAGCATTGGCGTTGAACGCGCCGCCGCTTACGACATCACCCTGTACATTCTCGCCGGCCTGCTGGTACTGGGTTTCCTGTGCAACCTGCTGGTGCGCCCGGTGGCGGACAAGTACTTCATGACCGACGCCGAACTGGCTGCCGAACAGGCGCTGGGCCACGACAAGGGTGCTGACGCCAGCACCGTTCTGGAGTGGAAAGCCGCGCCGGGCAGCAAGCCATTGGCGATCGCTGCGTGGCTGGTGGTGGGGATTCCGTTGGCGTGGGGTGTGTGGGTGACCCTGCAGAAGACGGCGGTTCTGTTCCACTAA
- the hisB gene encoding imidazoleglycerol-phosphate dehydratase HisB, with protein sequence MAERKASVERDTLETQIKASINLDGTGKARFNIGVPFLEHMLDQIARHGLIDLDIECKGDLHIDDHHTVEDVGITLGQAFAQAIGDKKGIRRYGHAYVPLDEALSRVVIDFSGRPGLQMHVPYTRATVGGFDVDLFQEFFQGFVNHALVSLHIDNLRGTNTHHQIETVFKAFGRALRMAVELDERMAGQMPSTKGVL encoded by the coding sequence ATGGCCGAACGTAAGGCGTCTGTCGAGCGCGACACTCTGGAAACCCAGATCAAAGCCTCGATCAACCTTGATGGCACCGGAAAGGCCCGATTCAATATCGGTGTTCCTTTTCTTGAGCACATGCTGGATCAGATCGCCCGTCACGGGTTGATCGACCTGGATATCGAATGCAAGGGCGATCTGCATATCGACGACCACCATACGGTGGAAGACGTCGGTATCACCCTCGGCCAGGCCTTCGCGCAAGCCATTGGCGACAAGAAAGGCATCCGTCGCTACGGCCACGCCTACGTGCCGCTCGATGAAGCGCTGTCGCGCGTGGTGATCGACTTCTCCGGCCGTCCGGGCCTGCAGATGCACGTGCCGTACACCCGCGCCACCGTTGGCGGCTTCGACGTCGACCTGTTCCAGGAATTCTTTCAGGGCTTCGTCAACCACGCGCTGGTCAGCCTGCACATCGACAACCTGCGCGGCACCAACACCCACCACCAGATCGAAACCGTGTTCAAGGCTTTCGGCCGCGCGCTGCGCATGGCCGTCGAGCTGGACGAGCGCATGGCCGGCCAGATGCCTTCGACCAAAGGCGTCCTGTAA
- the hisH gene encoding imidazole glycerol phosphate synthase subunit HisH, whose translation MQTVAVIDYGMGNLHSVAKALEHVGAGKVLITSDAAVIREADRVVFPGVGAIRDCMAEIRRLGFDSLVREVSQDRPFLGICVGMQALLDSSEENDGVDCIGLFPGAVKFFGKDLHEDGEHLKVPHMGWNEVKQAVDHPLWHSIPDLARFYFVHSYYIAAGNPRQVVGSGHYGVDFAAALAEGSRFAVQFHPEKSHTHGLQLLQNFAAWDGRW comes from the coding sequence ATGCAGACGGTTGCAGTTATCGATTACGGCATGGGCAACCTGCACTCGGTGGCCAAGGCCCTCGAGCACGTCGGTGCCGGCAAGGTGCTGATCACCAGCGATGCGGCAGTGATCCGCGAAGCTGACCGTGTGGTTTTCCCCGGCGTCGGCGCGATTCGCGATTGCATGGCGGAGATCCGTCGCCTCGGTTTCGATTCGTTGGTGCGTGAAGTCAGCCAGGATCGTCCGTTCCTCGGCATCTGCGTCGGCATGCAAGCCTTGCTCGACAGCAGCGAAGAGAACGACGGCGTCGACTGCATCGGCCTGTTCCCGGGCGCGGTGAAGTTCTTCGGCAAAGACCTGCATGAAGACGGCGAACACCTGAAAGTCCCGCACATGGGCTGGAACGAAGTGAAGCAGGCGGTGGATCACCCGCTGTGGCACAGCATTCCGGACCTGGCGCGTTTCTACTTCGTGCACAGCTATTACATCGCCGCCGGTAATCCGCGTCAGGTCGTCGGCAGCGGTCACTACGGCGTCGACTTCGCCGCGGCGCTGGCCGAAGGTTCGCGCTTCGCCGTGCAGTTCCACCCGGAGAAGAGCCATACCCATGGCCTGCAATTGCTGCAGAACTTCGCGGCGTGGGACGGTCGCTGGTAA
- a CDS encoding DUF2164 domain-containing protein gives MAVKKSKPPILTLTPEQESEANRKIQRFMEDRFELDLGSFEAAEILELFTREIAPHYYNRAIFDVQTHLKERFESIESDLWALEKN, from the coding sequence ATGGCCGTCAAGAAATCCAAGCCGCCGATCCTGACCCTCACTCCCGAGCAGGAGAGCGAGGCCAACCGCAAGATCCAGCGGTTCATGGAGGATCGTTTCGAACTGGACCTGGGTTCGTTCGAGGCGGCGGAAATTCTTGAGCTGTTTACCCGCGAAATTGCTCCGCACTATTACAACAGGGCGATTTTCGATGTGCAGACCCACCTCAAGGAGCGGTTTGAAAGCATCGAAAGCGACCTGTGGGCGCTCGAGAAAAACTGA
- the hisA gene encoding 1-(5-phosphoribosyl)-5-[(5-phosphoribosylamino)methylideneamino]imidazole-4-carboxamide isomerase produces the protein MLIIPAIDLKDGACVRLRQGRMEDSTVFSDDPVSMAAKWVEGGCRRLHLVDLNGAFEGQPVNGEVVTAIAKRYPTLPIQIGGGIRSLETIEHYVKAGVSYVIIGTKAVKDPAFVAEACRAFPGKIIVGLDAKDGFVATDGWAEISTVQVIDLAKQFEADGVSSIVYTDIAKDGMMQGCNVPFTAALAAATKIPVIASGGIHNLGDIKSLLDAKAPGIIGAITGRAIYEGTLDVAEAQAFCDSYQG, from the coding sequence ATGCTGATTATTCCCGCTATCGATCTTAAAGACGGTGCCTGCGTACGTCTGCGCCAGGGCCGCATGGAAGATTCCACAGTGTTCTCCGATGACCCGGTGAGCATGGCTGCCAAGTGGGTGGAGGGCGGTTGCCGCCGTCTGCATCTGGTCGACCTGAACGGCGCTTTCGAAGGCCAGCCGGTCAACGGCGAAGTGGTGACCGCGATCGCCAAGCGCTACCCGACCCTGCCGATCCAGATCGGCGGCGGCATCCGTTCGCTGGAAACCATCGAGCACTACGTCAAGGCGGGCGTGAGCTACGTGATCATCGGCACCAAAGCGGTGAAGGATCCGGCGTTCGTCGCTGAAGCCTGCCGCGCGTTCCCGGGCAAGATCATCGTCGGCCTCGATGCCAAAGACGGTTTTGTTGCCACTGATGGCTGGGCTGAAATCAGCACCGTGCAGGTCATCGACCTGGCCAAACAGTTCGAAGCCGACGGCGTGTCCTCGATCGTTTATACCGACATCGCCAAAGACGGCATGATGCAGGGCTGCAACGTACCGTTCACCGCTGCGCTCGCTGCTGCGACAAAGATCCCGGTGATCGCTTCCGGCGGCATTCACAACCTGGGTGACATCAAGTCGCTGCTCGACGCCAAGGCACCGGGCATCATCGGTGCAATTACTGGCCGGGCGATCTACGAAGGCACTCTCGACGTCGCCGAAGCGCAAGCTTTCTGCGACTCGTACCAAGGCTGA
- the hisF gene encoding imidazole glycerol phosphate synthase subunit HisF has translation MALAKRIIPCLDVDNGRVVKGVKFENIRDAGDPVEIARRYDEQGADEITFLDITASVDGRDTTLHTVERMASQVFIPLTVGGGVRTVQDIRNLLNAGADKVSINTAAVFNPEFVGEAAQHFGSQCIVVAIDAKKVSGPGETPRWEIFTHGGRKPTGLDAVEWAKKMEGLGAGEILLTSMDQDGMKNGFDLGVTRAISDALGIPVIASGGVGNLQHLADGILEGRASAVLAASIFHFGEYTVQEAKAYMAHRGIVMR, from the coding sequence ATGGCGCTGGCCAAACGCATCATCCCTTGCCTGGACGTGGACAACGGCCGGGTCGTCAAAGGTGTGAAGTTCGAGAACATCCGTGACGCCGGCGACCCGGTGGAAATCGCCCGTCGCTACGACGAGCAGGGTGCCGACGAGATTACCTTTCTCGACATCACCGCCAGCGTCGATGGCCGTGACACCACGCTGCACACCGTAGAGCGCATGGCCAGTCAGGTGTTCATCCCGCTGACCGTCGGCGGTGGCGTACGTACCGTGCAGGACATCCGCAACCTGCTCAACGCCGGTGCGGACAAGGTGTCGATCAACACCGCTGCCGTGTTCAACCCGGAATTCGTCGGTGAAGCGGCGCAGCATTTCGGTTCGCAATGCATCGTTGTTGCCATCGACGCGAAGAAGGTCTCCGGCCCGGGCGAAACCCCGCGCTGGGAGATCTTCACCCACGGCGGTCGCAAACCGACCGGCCTCGACGCGGTCGAGTGGGCGAAGAAAATGGAAGGCCTGGGTGCTGGTGAAATCCTCCTGACCAGCATGGATCAGGACGGCATGAAAAACGGCTTCGACCTCGGCGTGACCCGCGCCATCAGCGATGCGCTGGGGATTCCGGTGATCGCTTCCGGTGGCGTCGGCAACCTGCAGCACCTGGCTGACGGCATCCTCGAAGGCCGTGCTAGCGCCGTACTGGCGGCGAGTATTTTCCACTTCGGCGAATACACCGTTCAGGAAGCCAAGGCGTATATGGCTCACCGCGGCATCGTAATGCGTTAG
- a CDS encoding substrate-binding periplasmic protein, with the protein MIKRLLLALASASVLLINTGHAEESPDTDLVLLTENFPPYNMAKNGKNFAQDENINGIATDIVREMFKRAGITYSLTLRFPWERVYKLALENPGYGAFVMARLPDREKLFKWVGPIGPDDWVMLAKADSKITLETLNDARKYKIGAYKGDAIAETLTKQGLKPVVVLRDQDNAKKLVSGQIDLWATGDPAGRYLARQDGVTGLKTVLRFNSAELYLALNKDVPDATVAKLQTALDQMRKDGVVDEIMGRYL; encoded by the coding sequence ATGATCAAACGCCTGCTTCTCGCCCTCGCCAGTGCCTCCGTGTTGTTGATCAACACCGGCCACGCCGAAGAAAGTCCCGACACCGATCTGGTGCTCCTCACCGAAAACTTCCCGCCGTACAACATGGCGAAGAACGGCAAGAATTTCGCCCAGGATGAAAACATCAACGGCATCGCCACGGACATCGTGCGCGAGATGTTCAAGCGTGCCGGCATCACTTACAGCCTGACCCTGCGCTTCCCTTGGGAACGGGTCTACAAGCTGGCGCTGGAGAATCCCGGTTACGGTGCGTTCGTCATGGCGCGCCTGCCGGATCGCGAAAAACTCTTCAAGTGGGTCGGCCCGATCGGCCCGGACGACTGGGTCATGCTGGCCAAGGCCGACAGCAAGATCACCCTCGAAACCCTCAATGATGCGCGCAAGTACAAGATCGGCGCCTACAAGGGCGACGCCATTGCCGAGACTCTGACCAAGCAGGGGCTGAAGCCGGTGGTGGTGCTGCGCGATCAGGACAACGCCAAGAAGCTTGTCAGCGGCCAGATCGACCTGTGGGCCACCGGCGATCCTGCCGGCCGTTATCTGGCGCGGCAGGATGGCGTGACCGGGCTGAAAACCGTGCTTCGCTTCAACAGCGCCGAACTGTATCTGGCGCTGAACAAGGACGTGCCGGATGCAACCGTTGCCAAGTTGCAAACTGCGCTGGATCAGATGCGCAAGGACGGCGTGGTCGACGAGATCATGGGGCGGTATCTGTAA
- a CDS encoding Vps62-related protein: MNTQTSLNSSVRQMEPIAVENLLINFTTEFHRIWDNTGSKSKPGSFWRPTPAPDLLPGYFPLGDLVVAGRDNINDKQVMAVVREGEGDPQNAGTGKGPALSKPDDYQLIWSDSGSRANGDCSVWRPIPPEGYVALGMVCSNDGSKPSFNAVRCVRADLVVASSANALIWSDKGSGADRDFSTWSIKPATAPAGEILFAPGTFIGVRGYSKPEAPMTAYALRMPIPLQVETPPAAPTLTGLDADAALPPSKVTQVARLPWFAVSDPVMSSLVQLRHSPFYRMERTDRYLLVGQATNSTDAHQAFRWKARRAQSFEMMRAFTRNTGIDIGNQWPSAMNTTQPVIACSARLGDSFCNTESTPYEWANASEAEVIALVAQKRFAAVYLMQSDYRLLREDGSQVEGHLSYTDMDSLHLADYPSEPVPVEKPKTEPEHQPAVEPPAQQPTVEPQVDPQPSAESAVVTDTAP, translated from the coding sequence ATGAACACCCAAACTTCTCTCAACTCATCTGTTCGGCAGATGGAACCCATAGCGGTTGAAAACCTGCTGATCAATTTCACCACCGAGTTCCACCGGATCTGGGACAACACCGGCTCGAAGTCAAAACCCGGCAGTTTCTGGCGTCCGACACCCGCTCCCGACCTGCTGCCCGGTTATTTTCCGTTGGGCGATCTCGTCGTCGCCGGACGGGACAACATCAACGACAAACAGGTGATGGCGGTCGTACGCGAGGGCGAGGGCGATCCGCAAAACGCCGGAACCGGCAAGGGGCCGGCACTGAGCAAGCCTGATGATTACCAACTGATATGGAGCGATTCAGGCTCGCGCGCCAACGGTGACTGTTCCGTCTGGCGGCCAATCCCTCCCGAAGGTTATGTGGCACTCGGAATGGTCTGTTCCAACGACGGCAGCAAGCCTTCCTTCAATGCCGTCCGTTGTGTGCGAGCGGATCTGGTGGTCGCCTCAAGCGCCAACGCATTGATCTGGAGCGACAAGGGCAGCGGAGCCGACCGCGACTTCAGCACCTGGAGTATCAAGCCTGCGACCGCACCCGCCGGGGAGATATTGTTTGCCCCGGGCACCTTTATCGGTGTCAGGGGCTACAGCAAACCTGAAGCACCCATGACGGCCTATGCCTTGCGGATGCCGATCCCGCTTCAAGTCGAGACACCACCGGCCGCCCCGACACTCACCGGGCTTGATGCCGACGCCGCACTGCCCCCCTCCAAAGTCACACAGGTCGCCCGCCTGCCATGGTTTGCGGTCAGTGATCCGGTGATGAGCAGCCTTGTACAACTGCGTCATTCACCTTTCTATCGGATGGAGCGAACCGACCGCTATTTGCTCGTCGGTCAGGCCACGAACAGCACGGATGCGCACCAGGCATTCAGGTGGAAAGCCCGCCGAGCCCAGTCATTCGAGATGATGCGCGCCTTCACCCGCAACACCGGTATCGATATCGGTAACCAGTGGCCGTCGGCAATGAACACGACTCAACCGGTCATCGCCTGCTCGGCCAGACTGGGCGACAGTTTCTGCAACACGGAGTCGACCCCATATGAGTGGGCGAACGCCTCGGAGGCAGAGGTGATTGCTCTGGTTGCGCAAAAAAGGTTTGCCGCTGTCTATCTGATGCAAAGCGACTATCGATTGCTGCGCGAAGATGGCTCACAAGTGGAAGGTCATCTCAGTTATACCGATATGGACAGCCTGCATCTGGCTGACTACCCGTCCGAGCCGGTTCCCGTGGAGAAGCCGAAGACCGAGCCGGAACATCAGCCGGCAGTTGAACCCCCTGCTCAGCAGCCAACGGTGGAACCTCAGGTCGATCCGCAGCCGTCGGCCGAGTCAGCGGTAGTTACAGATACCGCCCCATGA